In the genome of Arachis hypogaea cultivar Tifrunner chromosome 9, arahy.Tifrunner.gnm2.J5K5, whole genome shotgun sequence, the window GTTAAGGTTGGGAATctccattgctattttattgaaCTTCGTCATGTAGTCACGGAAGCTTTCGGGTTGACCTTGTTTGATTGTGCTAAGGTAGTCAGAATCATGGACATAGATCTTGAATGCTGCAAAATTATTGGTGAAAAGATCGGCCAATTCCTTAAAAGTAGAGATAGAACCTGCATGTAAAGATGAAAAAGCAACACCATCTAAAAATGCGGGAAAAGAATGACATAATATTGGATCAAAATCACCTTTAAAAAACATCATTGAGTGAAACTTAGTAATATATATGTTCAGGTCCCCAATCCCCTTGTATGGCTTTAAAGTGGTTGGTAGGGTGAAGTTCTTCGCATTTGAAACTTCATGATTTCCCCAGAAAAAGGATTTGTATGTCCTTTTAGCGTCTTTGAAGTTGTAACTTCTACCATAGCATGAGTTCCTGACACATGTTCGTCATCGTTTTAAGTATCCTTGCGATCTTTCTTGCTATTTGTATTCTTTTGCTATTGTGTTAACAACTTGGTTATCCTTTGGACCTCGGCCTCGAGCGCACTATTTTTAGCTATTAACTTAGCCTGAGTTGGTGGAGGAGGATGTGAATTTTGTTCATCATCCATGATCGAGATCCTAAAAAAAGAGGAATAATAACAAGTGGGAAAAAATGTGCGGTAACATTAAGCTCGTCACACGGTGAGCGCCAAATGTTCTTATTGTTACGGGACCTATTTCGAGATATAGTTCGTTGCAAAAGGGAAGATGTCGTCTTATCTTCTCCGCGTATGAGTTATAAGCCAGACTCCAAAGAACCCCAAACAGGATGGATACCTGCAAAAGGTACTCCGATACTcaagtaaaaaataattcaaagaagAGAGTGAGAATGACTTATGTAAGTATTAGGTTTTTAGATGTCCTTTACCTTGATCTAATGTTATTTTATATAGACTGAATAGAGACTAAGCCTTTTGAATATACTCGGTTAGCAAATCATAAATTACGGTTGTGGTGAGAACCACAATGTGGTTACCGTGATATTATCATAATCTGTTTTGACTATTTCATTAAGTTGATGATGACGTGTGATGAAGTCATCATGTTGTTCTACTAAGAGTTATCATGTTTTTAAGTTATGGGCTGAACTATAACTTCTTTGGGCCGAGGTATAAATTTTATTGGCTGAGTTATATGTAATAGATCAAAACTTATTCTCTGAGTAATAGGCAACAATTATCGAGTAATATAGAATGGATCAAATTGTAACGGTCGAGTTATGTATTGATAATTTGAGTCATCAAAACCCTAACGTTCTTTTGACCTAATCTCCAAATTATAACTTGTAGCCGCTAAGTTATAGTGAccaaatcaataataataatgataataaaatcaTAATCTCCTCTGATTTGAAGAGAATGTTATTTTGTTCTAAATTTAGAAAACATTATTGGTTTGTTAATAATATGAATCGGGGAACTAATTCGGCTTCAAGTTCTTTCTAACCAATATAATTTGCACCATGTCAATCTAAATTGTATAATATGATATATGACATAATTGCTTTTATGTTATTGTCAAGTCTAAGATTTCTCTAAGATTTCTCTTGAACAGGAATAAAGAAATCAATGTTATTTGAATTCAACAGGAATAAAGAAATCAATGTGATTTGAATTGAACAGGACGAGACCAACTATCCCTAAAGGTAACAACTAATACACTGAGCATATCGTATAATTAGGCAATCTATAAAGTGAGAGAGTAAACTAAAGTATATATTCAATAATGCAACCTagtaaaacttaaattttaattgttttccTGTTATTAGCATCCATTCCTGCTTTAGTTTGCTAACTCTTTGAAAAACTTAAACTATATGCTGCCTCATGGAACAACTATTAGGTTGAAAAATTCCTTAGAAACAGTCACAATCTCTTCTAGGATTTaaacttattttcattctaaatatcTCTTAAATACTACAGAGCACAGCATATATAGACAAATTAAAACTCTTGATCAACTTGTTATATGAACatggttttgttttgttttcaccATCTTAAGAAGGCCACATTAGATTACTATTGATGGTATCGTTCttatatttgaattaattataaCGAAAAggtttatttgataaataatatCAATATAGTTGACAAATTCCCACCTTAAATATGGTGTTACATAACACTTGTACCTGAACCTTTTCAGATATTACACTGGCAGTTTTGTAAAATCGAATTGATACAAAACATAAATTATATAGCATATCATGATAAATGCATCATAATCTAACAAAGTAAAGGACGATTGATATTCATATTTATATCGTTTAGTTAGGTTCAAaaagaatctaattaaaaaatattaaatcgaAGATACAGtctataaataaaagaataatgttacacatcaaaaattttttctgaATCATGTCCAATCAAATTAAATAACAAGACTTGAAATAATGTTagatataactaaattttattatCATACTAAATTTTATTATCATAGACCAACTTAGTTAAACTTGATAAATGAAAcattattccaaaaaaaaaaagcaccacATTAATGATAATGAAGTTATGGATTCAAGAGGCTGTGTAGGATACTCTTCCCCAAAAGGTAGCCAAAATGCAAAATATCCTCAAGAGATTATAGGGTTGGCTTAAATAACCGCATTTCAGATGAGCAACTTGGAAGACCAAAGTGCGAGGGTGAAACTAAACTTTCATGATAGATGTGAAAGATCCTTGAGCCTACACCCCGAGATAAAGGACGGTGTTTGGTCATGCCATCACTGGAGCTGTCAATATTAGGAAAATATATGCTGCCATCAATTATGTTACATAAAACTAACTTGCCACTTGGAGATTTCCCCAGTAGAACATCATTTTTCAACATGTACATAGGCCGTAGTACATAATTTAAACGAGAATTAATGAGTAGCGGGTGGTGGCGGATTATTGCCAACTTAGTCCAAGATTGAGGAACTCCATACTCCTTCATCAACCAGAGAGTCCAATGAGTTTTCTTAGTCTCATAACAAACAGCAAGACAACCCCCCAAGATATCCAATCGGGGAAACACACTGCGATCATCATCTGAATCCCTACTGGGAGCGGAAAACTGACTATAAGTCTCTTTCACCAAGTCAACGGAAAGAACTGCCACAAAACTACTACGACGGCCGCGAAGAAGCCAATTAAGAGTGCCAGTGCCACTTACAAAACGCCCTGTCCGACCCACCACAGAAGCCTTGTTATCGCGGTCAAGTAGTCTATATGGGAAATCCTGAATTGTTCTCCAGTTAGATTTTGGGCCGAATGTGAAAATTCTGGTGACAGATTCACCTGATTTCTTAATCACAATCCCGAGAAGCTTATACTTGTCGTTCACATGATCATAACCGAATCCACAATAGTGGAAGATACCACCAATTTTAAGCGGCTGAGATGTGAGTCCAGTGCAGGGGTTCCACAGGATGGCACGATCTTCAAGCTCATCGTCGAGCAAGCACAGCAATCCATTACAAGAGCCAATGATGCTACGGCAGCGTCGTCCCTCGTAGGGGACTACTTTAGTCGGTTCACGGGGAGGGTTCTCGAACACAGATCGGGCGGAGAAAATTCCGATGATGGGGTTTGAGTAGCTATAATAGGCAATACGCAGGTGGGTCAAGGCTAGATCCACCGCCATTGAACGTCGAAGGTGGTCCTGGGCAAATTGGGAACTGGAAATTAGGGTTCTCCATGAACCGCAGACGCTGTTCCTTAATCGCACAAGAGAACTCGCCGGAATCCTCAGCAGGATTTCCTCTATGAGCTCGTCCATGAGGGCAGGCATCCCGGTGGTTGTGACGACCTTCCCCTTCCTCTCATAATCATTATCATCGTCGTGAAGCGGACTATTCATGCGTTCCATGAGTTGGATTTTAGGATTACTAGCATCAACCAGTTCGGAAAACAATTTGGAGGGATAATGTGGCCGCATGAAAAGTTCCCTTGTTGAAACTGTTGAAGAGTTCCCCTACTagtagaaaagatttttttaaatattttttaataaatttaaaacaatttaatatttaaatatcatataaaaatatttttaatgtataattatatttaaatacaataacataaaatatcttttatttattactttaggattttttcaaaataaaaatcttcttaaaaattataatatttttaaattattttgttaatatttttattgttatcatTACAACTTatcaaatacactaaataataaaaaacaaatctttctttattgaaaaaatatattttatatactttaacAATTTGATCAAGTTGATATTGTCTTTATTTAATTCAAAGATAAAATCTTTGATGATCacttgattatagtaaaattgaTGGAATATAATTGTAATGAGAtattatgaaaattaaataattaagtaaataactaattaagaaataaattaacaataaaataaaaaataaattatttaaaattcttttttgaaaaaaaaaagaagataaatagttaaataatttttaagtCAAATCCATCTTGAAATTTGAATATATTAGAAGGAGAGAAGTAGATGGACAAGTGAGAGATCAAAATTGACGACCATACGTGTGATAAAGTAATTTTTGAGTCATACATGCTCATGAGTGAATCAGCTAAATTATGTGCCTCATCAATTATAACAATATTGAATATTAAATTATTCTTCCATCTTagtccatgacaacaataaaaaagtcTCATGGCTTACAAATCCAActcaataaaatacataaattcaattacaattttagtctttattatcttatcttatcttttttttatcttatctttagttattcttatcttatctttatttgattttatctttCATAagacaatgctctatatatacttagttttacctCATAGTTTACaatacaattcaatcaatcaataatcaataaaagttcttttctttatctttcctattctttcacaattttattatggtatcagagcgagCCTTGGTATCCTCTTTGAAGATGATCATAAGCTATCATCTTTTTGGTGAGAAATCACCCTACTTCTTTGTCAACCTCCTCCTCCCATGATGAATAATCAATCTTTCAATTTATCTCAGCAACTAATCTCTATTACATCCATCCAAGTAAAAATCCAACATTAGTCTTGGTTACATCGGTTCTAACAGAAAATAACTATCATTCATGGAATAGTCACTATGGCCTATCTGCGCCTTCTTCCGGCAGTTTCATCTGCACCTTCTTCCGAGCGTTTCGTCTGCATTCTGTTTCAGTCATGTCTACATTTTATTTCAGCAAATTCAATCTACATCTGTTTTAGCAGTTCGATCTACACTCTTATCGCACTTTATGCGCCCTCATTCTTATCGCGCTTTACGCGCACTCTCTTATTGCGCTCTACGTGCCCTCTGACTGAGTTATACATATAATGATTGAGTTATGTGTTGGTAATTTATGAGTCATAGAAACCGTAACATTCTTTTGACCTAATCTGCAAATTATAGCTTGTAGCCGCCGAGTTATAGTGACTAAATCACAACCCTCAAGCTTAACCTGTTTATTTTTAAGAGAAGCAAGTCGAGTTGTTATGAATATCGAGTTATAACTCGGCAGGATATAAAAGAAATGCGTTTGTGTTATAATTCAGAGATATAAGGATTAGCCCCCAAGCTCAACTTgataatcttaaaaataaaattggacaAACTTGTCATTGAGAAAGGTGTTGCTTATATAAGTATATTTTTGAACGAGCTTATAGGTGATTGTTTGTTGGACTAACGCTGACTTATAGGTGTCGGTTTGCTTTGACTGATTATGACTTCTATGTGGACAAGGGGTTTTGCCAATGTATAGCTCGGGCTCCTTGGGCACTAGATTTCTTGGCGTCACCAATCCGTCTTTACTTCTTTTATAGCTCCGAACGCCAGGGTTTCTGCAGaaaacactccgacgctcaagtcagtaaagGACTAAAAGATATGCTTTTAATTTGCTTGTTCTTATTcccctttttctccttttttttcattGCTAGATGGGAAGTGTAGAAAAAAGCAGTAGTCGAACTAAAAGcatgaataaaaataaagaataatgaaGTTAGAAATAATGTATTGTTTATTGAGGATTACCCTTTTAATATAGAAGGTATAGGATAAACTTCCCCGTTAAAACCCTCCAAGCAAAACCCAATGTGAAAATAATTTTAGTGATTGGAAAAAAGAGCACATATTCAATTCCTGAATTATAACTTAGTTGTGGTATAGTTTTAGAGAAGTTGTGTTCCAAGTACTAGATAGTTCTTTGTCTAGTAATGTTTGAAATGTATAAATCCCTTGCCAATTACTTTGCTGATTCGAAAAGGTCCTTCTGGTCATCCTCTTTTAATTGAGTTGGTTTATTTACTCGTCGAGTTTGTCTAAATTCTTCTATTTTCATATGTccaactgttttttttttcagaattatgCTAAAGTCTTCGGCTTGGAGACAACAATAGTCT includes:
- the LOC112712773 gene encoding F-box/kelch-repeat protein At3g23880-like, translated to MNSPLHDDDNDYERKGKVVTTTGMPALMDELIEEILLRIPASSLVRLRNSVCGSWRTLISSSQFAQDHLRRSMAVDLALTHLRIAYYSYSNPIIGIFSARSVFENPPREPTKVVPYEGRRCRSIIGSCNGLLCLLDDELEDRAILWNPCTGLTSQPLKIGGIFHYCGFGYDHVNDKYKLLGIVIKKSGESVTRIFTFGPKSNWRTIQDFPYRLLDRDNKASVVGRTGRFVSGTGTLNWLLRGRRSSFVAVLSVDLVKETYSQFSAPSRDSDDDRSVFPRLDILGGCLAVCYETKKTHWTLWLMKEYGVPQSWTKLAIIRHHPLLINSRLNYVLRPMYMLKNDVLLGKSPSGSISTFKELADLFTNNFAAFKIYVHDSDYLSTIKQGQPESFRDYMTKFNKIAMEIPNLNPDVHLYTFMSGLRPSKFHKTIVVSKSKTLT